The genomic DNA AGCAGGGCGGCTACCAGTTCACCGGCTCCGTCCCGCTCTACGTGCTGGGCAGCGTGGTGGCGAGCAGCGTGGTGCTGGAGCTGGGGCCCGTGCTCACGGCCGTGGTGCTCATCGGCCGGGTGGGCGCGCGCATCACGGCCGAGCTGGGCACCATGCAGGTGTCGGAGCAGATCGACGCGCTGTACTCGCTGGGGCGCGACCCGGTGCGCAGCCTGGTGGCGCCGCGCATCATAGCCGGCATCGTCATCGTGCCGCTGCTGGTGGGCATCGCGGACTGCATCGGCATCATCGCCGGCATCTTCTCGGCGCAGCTCACGGTGGGACTGGGCAAGGACGCGTTCCTGTACGGCGCCGGGCTCTTCTGGCACTCGTGGGACATGTTCTACTCCCTGGCCAAGGGCGTCTCGTTCGGCTTCGTGATCCCGCTGGTGGCCTCGCACATGGGGCTGTCCACGCGCGGCGGCGCCGAGGGCGTGGGCCGGTCGACCACGTCGGCGGTGGTGTTCATGACGCTGGCGGTGCTCTTCCTGGACGCCATGTTCCCGCCGCTCCTCCTGCAGTAGAGGCTGAAAGACGGATGGCAGAGCTGCCCGACATCGCGGTCGAGTACATCGACCTGCACAAGACCTTCGACTATCCCGTGCTGGCCGGCGTGAACCTGTCCGTGGCCCGCGGCGAGACCATCTCGGTGGTGGGCCACTCCGGCACGGGCAAGAGCGTGCTGCTGAAGACCACCATCGGCCTGATCACGCCCGACCAGGGCAACGTGCGGATCGACGGCGTGCCGGTGTTCGGGTCGTCGCGGCAGGAGCTGGCGGGCATCCGCCGCAAGGTGGGCTACGTCTTCCAGAACGCCGCGCTGTTCGACTCGATGACCGTCTACGAGAACGTGTCGCAGGGCCTGTCCGAGCGAGAGCTTCGCGAGATGGGCGAGCGGGAGGTGATGCGCAAGGTGGTGGAGGCGCTGGAGCACGTGAACATGGACCCGAACGCCGTGCTGCCCAAGCTGCCGGCGGAGCTGTCGGGCGGCATGCGCAAGCGCGTGGGCATCGCGCGGGCCATCGTGGGCGAGCCCGAGATCCTTCTGTACGACGAGCCGGTGACGGGCCTGGACCCGGTGAACGGCGCGGTGGTGCACCGGCTGATCGCCAAGCTGGCCAGCGAGCTGGGCGTGACCTCCATCATCGTCACGCACGACATCGAGGGCACGCTGCCCATCTCCGACCGGATGGCCATGCTGGACAAGGGCCGGATCCGCTTCGTGGGCACGCCCGACGAGTTCCGCGCCAGCGACGACGCCCTGGTGCGGGCCTTCCTGGAGCGCGACGTGCCGACCGAGATGGAAGTCTAGAGCTTTCCCCCATGCCCGGCGCCCGGGG from Longimicrobiaceae bacterium includes the following:
- a CDS encoding ABC transporter permease; the protein is MTPVLERPLAAVGRSVENMARHAAGMGSLTWRTLVYLFTGRISLRDVVNQMYWMGVQSVPIVLVTATLSGVVTSQQGGYQFTGSVPLYVLGSVVASSVVLELGPVLTAVVLIGRVGARITAELGTMQVSEQIDALYSLGRDPVRSLVAPRIIAGIVIVPLLVGIADCIGIIAGIFSAQLTVGLGKDAFLYGAGLFWHSWDMFYSLAKGVSFGFVIPLVASHMGLSTRGGAEGVGRSTTSAVVFMTLAVLFLDAMFPPLLLQ
- a CDS encoding ATP-binding cassette domain-containing protein, which codes for MAELPDIAVEYIDLHKTFDYPVLAGVNLSVARGETISVVGHSGTGKSVLLKTTIGLITPDQGNVRIDGVPVFGSSRQELAGIRRKVGYVFQNAALFDSMTVYENVSQGLSERELREMGEREVMRKVVEALEHVNMDPNAVLPKLPAELSGGMRKRVGIARAIVGEPEILLYDEPVTGLDPVNGAVVHRLIAKLASELGVTSIIVTHDIEGTLPISDRMAMLDKGRIRFVGTPDEFRASDDALVRAFLERDVPTEMEV